In the genome of Candidatus Zixiibacteriota bacterium, one region contains:
- a CDS encoding TIGR03960 family B12-binding radical SAM protein: protein MRPLIEEKLLPYVVKPGRYAGGEPGQIVKEPSGRVNYLIAFPDKYEIGSSYYGLQILYHLVNSDDRFLAERVFAVDRDAEEIMRRENIPLFSLESTRPAGAFDAIGFTLTYELVSTNVLAMLDLAGIPLRAKDRLDDHPLVFAGGPAAYNPEPMAGFIDLFFIGDAEDGLVEMLSVLHDMRTATREEKLTRLVQEVTSVYVPRFYDDQGRPTVDFAPARIQARLMTDLKPTNYPSQPIVPLIETVHPHLAVEIMRGCPQGCRFCQAGPIYRPVRVRSQNDILQQISTQMSTTGYDEVSLVSLSSSDYPQIDQLANTVSRRLESQRVSIALPALRPGTISATLLDAASRVRKSGLTLAPEAGTERLRAFVRKDVTDAAIYDTIRLAYEKGWTTIKLYFMIGLPSETEEDLRGILTILQEIYRIGREYPGRKTINITLSPFAPKPHTPLQWDEILSVAETLNRLQFIKRNCRVRGVNFKHHNVESSLLQAVLGRGDRRFADVIETVFKKGGRFDGWSEDFDHQLWFSVLDENGIDLDSCLKPIPFSSDLPWAHIAKGPTAEHLQAERQRTSNQLKRHDPVSSNAAPQPRSEPSPTFGRAKKKVAGRSTLSAPTRNRVRLRWGKTTRLRYMSHLDNMRALERAIRRASVPVAYSQGFNPSMRLSFGPPLPLGFTSGSEYVDITLEENLMPDMIQNLKRTMPDGMEILDAKVVYGKPQSLSAALNRVVYVISENARLNAMGKDTIARQISALMTAERLDVERETKSEVKTVDVRPGIYDLTYQNDRLEMVLGVGQSVYVRPTEVVRLLLPDLGEMVPAFTFHRQDMYRMEDDGSIRPAMEL from the coding sequence ATGCGACCTCTAATCGAAGAAAAGCTGCTGCCCTATGTGGTCAAACCGGGCCGATATGCCGGCGGTGAGCCGGGGCAGATCGTCAAAGAGCCCTCAGGTCGTGTCAACTACCTGATAGCCTTTCCCGACAAGTACGAGATCGGTTCATCCTACTACGGTTTACAGATTCTCTATCACCTGGTCAATTCAGACGACCGCTTTTTGGCTGAGCGCGTCTTTGCCGTCGATCGTGACGCCGAGGAAATCATGCGACGTGAGAACATCCCCCTGTTTTCGCTCGAGTCCACACGACCGGCCGGAGCTTTCGATGCGATTGGTTTCACCCTGACCTACGAGCTCGTTTCCACCAACGTGCTGGCCATGCTTGACCTGGCCGGGATACCGCTGCGCGCCAAGGACCGTCTGGATGACCATCCGCTGGTTTTCGCCGGTGGTCCCGCCGCCTACAACCCGGAACCGATGGCCGGGTTCATTGATCTTTTCTTCATAGGTGACGCCGAAGACGGTTTGGTCGAGATGCTCTCGGTGCTTCATGATATGAGAACGGCAACACGCGAGGAAAAACTGACCCGGTTGGTTCAAGAAGTCACCTCAGTCTATGTGCCGCGCTTTTATGACGATCAGGGTCGACCCACGGTAGATTTCGCTCCGGCCAGGATCCAAGCTCGACTGATGACTGACCTGAAACCAACCAACTACCCCAGCCAACCGATAGTCCCACTCATCGAAACGGTGCATCCACATCTGGCTGTGGAGATCATGCGCGGTTGTCCTCAGGGTTGTCGTTTTTGTCAGGCCGGTCCCATCTACCGACCGGTACGGGTACGTTCGCAGAACGACATCCTTCAGCAAATATCCACCCAAATGAGCACAACCGGATACGACGAAGTTTCACTGGTATCTCTATCGTCATCCGATTATCCCCAGATCGACCAGTTGGCCAACACGGTGTCACGCAGGCTCGAATCGCAGCGCGTTTCAATAGCCCTGCCCGCCTTGCGGCCCGGCACGATTAGTGCCACGCTGCTGGATGCAGCCAGCCGTGTCCGCAAGTCCGGTCTGACCCTGGCGCCCGAAGCGGGCACGGAACGTCTGCGCGCATTCGTGAGAAAAGATGTTACCGACGCCGCCATCTATGACACTATCCGGCTGGCCTACGAAAAAGGCTGGACTACGATCAAGCTCTATTTCATGATCGGCCTGCCGTCGGAGACAGAAGAAGACCTGCGCGGAATTCTCACAATCCTGCAGGAGATATATCGCATCGGACGTGAGTATCCGGGTCGGAAGACGATCAATATAACTCTGTCTCCATTTGCGCCCAAGCCGCATACGCCGCTGCAGTGGGACGAGATACTATCCGTGGCCGAAACACTGAACCGTTTGCAGTTTATCAAGCGCAACTGCCGCGTACGTGGGGTCAACTTCAAACACCACAATGTCGAGTCTTCGCTTTTGCAGGCGGTTCTCGGGCGTGGTGATCGACGGTTTGCCGATGTCATCGAAACGGTATTCAAAAAGGGGGGGCGCTTCGACGGCTGGAGCGAGGATTTCGATCACCAGCTTTGGTTTTCCGTTTTGGACGAGAATGGGATAGACCTCGACTCTTGTCTAAAACCGATTCCCTTCAGCAGTGACCTACCCTGGGCGCACATTGCCAAGGGTCCGACGGCTGAACATCTGCAGGCGGAACGGCAGCGCACTTCCAACCAGTTAAAGAGGCACGATCCGGTTTCGTCGAATGCTGCCCCCCAACCGCGGAGCGAACCGTCACCGACTTTCGGCCGGGCCAAGAAGAAAGTAGCCGGACGAAGCACTCTCTCGGCGCCGACCAGAAATCGAGTCCGTCTGCGCTGGGGGAAAACGACGCGGTTGAGATACATGTCGCACCTTGACAACATGCGCGCTCTGGAACGGGCCATCAGAAGGGCGTCGGTGCCGGTCGCCTACAGCCAGGGATTCAATCCCTCGATGAGATTGTCGTTCGGACCTCCTCTGCCTTTAGGATTCACTTCCGGGTCCGAATATGTCGATATAACTCTTGAAGAGAATCTTATGCCTGATATGATACAAAACCTGAAGCGAACCATGCCGGATGGTATGGAGATTCTGGATGCCAAGGTTGTCTATGGTAAGCCCCAGTCTCTATCGGCGGCGTTAAACAGAGTGGTCTACGTAATCTCTGAGAACGCGAGGTTGAACGCGATGGGCAAGGACACCATCGCCCGGCAGATAAGCGCTCTGATGACGGCTGAACGACTCGACGTGGAACGTGAAACTAAATCTGAAGTCAAGACTGTCGATGTCCGTCCGGGAATCTATGATCTCACCTATCAAAACGACCGGCTGGAAATGGTGCTGGGTGTCGGCCAGTCTGTCTACGTGCGCCCGACCGAAGTGGTCAGGCTGTTGCTTCCCGACCTGGGTGAAATGGTGCCGGCCTTCACGTTTCATCGGCAGGATATGTACCGGATGGAAGATGACGGATCAATCCGTCCGGCTATGGAGTTGTGA
- a CDS encoding glycosyltransferase family 4 protein: MKRNNTKPNLLLSSLALGGPVDHGTKSDDSPQVLLVTNKRPRSAVRAVRFSLLEGLLDDQNRLHKIDHSADSSARHRRGAGALDLRRFVRTVPSCEIVHCNLAEPEAWTMLAVGQTLVARFFGKAVVADLGFSIDEESFEHPPLALRLILGLCTVAVVTSEHAATILARRGVHVEQIPEALAPSEFTDRKVNSVQPQVLTVYSQADRSATECVVRAFNSVKAKYPRAEMTVLADDSDGDAARQLTGDGARSSITVAAALTAEQTSSYYAEADMFVNSSVVGGLRPMKKAMASGLPVVSAAGFYRDELIVDRRNGLTYRENDPGALADRIIELVETPRLIGELTENARLSVADHTWSRIGRRWSSCYRRLRTTRRTATAAAAGHHSHQQT; this comes from the coding sequence ATGAAGCGAAATAACACAAAACCCAACCTGCTCCTGTCCTCACTGGCTTTGGGCGGCCCGGTGGATCATGGTACAAAGAGTGACGATTCCCCTCAGGTCTTGTTGGTAACCAACAAGCGGCCACGGTCGGCCGTCAGAGCAGTACGGTTCAGCCTGCTTGAAGGTCTCCTGGACGACCAGAATCGCCTACACAAGATCGATCACTCAGCCGATTCCAGCGCCAGGCATCGCCGTGGCGCCGGCGCCTTAGACCTCAGACGTTTTGTTCGCACAGTACCCTCCTGCGAAATCGTCCACTGCAACCTGGCCGAACCCGAAGCCTGGACAATGTTGGCCGTGGGTCAAACACTGGTTGCGCGTTTCTTTGGAAAAGCGGTCGTAGCCGACCTTGGTTTCAGTATCGACGAGGAGAGTTTTGAACATCCCCCATTGGCCCTCCGGCTGATTTTGGGTCTATGTACCGTGGCGGTCGTGACATCGGAACATGCGGCCACCATACTTGCCCGGCGCGGTGTCCACGTAGAACAGATTCCTGAGGCGTTGGCGCCTTCTGAGTTCACCGACAGAAAGGTAAACTCGGTGCAACCGCAAGTCCTGACAGTTTATTCGCAGGCTGATCGGAGCGCTACAGAATGTGTGGTAAGAGCGTTCAACTCTGTGAAAGCAAAATACCCACGAGCCGAAATGACGGTGCTTGCCGATGACTCGGACGGTGACGCCGCTCGACAACTGACAGGCGACGGCGCACGATCGAGCATCACTGTCGCCGCCGCACTCACCGCCGAGCAGACATCTTCATATTATGCCGAAGCAGACATGTTTGTCAACTCCTCGGTCGTCGGGGGGCTGCGACCGATGAAAAAAGCCATGGCATCCGGGCTCCCGGTAGTGTCGGCCGCAGGATTCTATCGGGACGAGTTGATCGTTGACCGTAGAAACGGCCTGACCTACCGTGAGAACGACCCGGGCGCGTTGGCCGACCGCATCATCGAGCTGGTCGAAACACCTCGATTGATCGGCGAACTCACCGAAAACGCCCGACTCTCTGTGGCCGATCATACCTGGTCCAGGATCGGCCGACGGTGGTCGAGTTGTTATCGAAGACTGCGCACGACACGTCGCACTGCCACTGCCGCTGCCGCCGGTCACCACTCGCACCAACAGACATAG
- a CDS encoding glycosyltransferase family 2 protein, with product MTTDAHQFDIAVIMPVLNEEKHIGTTLDQIYMQDYPMDRVQLIVADGGSTDRTREIVSTFKDRFGSLKLLDNPKRLSSAGRNVGARNSNSRFILVLDGHTHLPSKTLLKDMVGLFESSGAACLCRPQPLTPPDINEFEKSVALCRGSGLGHKPGSEIYSDIEAQVDPTSSGAMYVREVFEKVGAFDESFDACEDVDFNYRVHQHGLKAWTSPKLTVCYYPRSSLGGLWRQMVRYGRGRFRLAEKHKLFSPVMSLAASGVAGLGLLLLVSLVSSWAASWFRTAIGLYLLLVVFYSAYLSQRHRHVGCLLHGPLVFPTIHFGLGFGFLYEIVSKLLNKQRPR from the coding sequence ATGACGACCGATGCTCATCAGTTTGATATCGCCGTGATCATGCCGGTACTGAATGAAGAGAAACATATCGGCACCACCCTGGACCAGATTTACATGCAGGACTATCCGATGGACCGAGTGCAGTTGATCGTTGCCGACGGCGGCTCGACCGACAGGACCCGGGAAATCGTAAGTACTTTCAAGGATCGGTTCGGATCTTTGAAACTGCTGGATAATCCCAAACGGCTGTCATCGGCCGGCCGCAACGTGGGGGCTCGGAACTCGAATTCCCGGTTTATTCTGGTTTTGGACGGCCACACTCACCTGCCTTCCAAAACGCTCCTTAAAGACATGGTGGGTCTCTTTGAAAGCAGTGGCGCCGCCTGTCTGTGTCGCCCCCAACCGCTCACGCCGCCGGACATCAATGAATTTGAAAAATCCGTGGCTCTTTGTCGCGGTTCGGGGCTGGGCCACAAGCCGGGCTCGGAGATATACTCAGATATTGAGGCCCAGGTCGATCCCACTTCGTCCGGCGCCATGTATGTGAGAGAAGTGTTTGAGAAGGTTGGTGCCTTCGATGAATCGTTCGACGCTTGCGAGGATGTCGACTTCAACTATCGGGTTCATCAGCACGGTCTCAAGGCGTGGACCTCGCCGAAGCTAACGGTGTGCTATTATCCGCGCTCATCGCTGGGCGGTCTGTGGCGTCAAATGGTGCGGTATGGACGCGGCCGGTTTCGATTGGCCGAAAAACACAAACTCTTTTCGCCGGTCATGTCGTTGGCCGCCTCCGGAGTGGCCGGGCTGGGTCTATTGTTGCTGGTCTCCCTGGTGTCATCGTGGGCTGCCTCATGGTTCAGGACGGCCATCGGTCTGTACCTGCTCCTGGTCGTTTTTTACTCGGCCTATCTGTCGCAGCGACATCGTCACGTAGGCTGCCTGCTCCATGGTCCTTTGGTTTTCCCCACCATTCATTTCGGCCTTGGTTTCGGCTTTCTCTATGAAATCGTCAGCAAGCTGCTCAACAAACAACGGCCCCGATAA
- a CDS encoding PD-(D/E)XK nuclease family protein → MLTTFSHSSLGSFRRCPKQFQFRYVDKLKVPRVITPDTYLGTAVHRILRKLYKLGADQIVMPLEEAVAEYQTEWNKIDLAHLQVQSEHYTVDDYIRIGEDMLRQHYEKYQPFNFGKLLGTELYLSFELPNTPFKVRGYIDKLWRRVDGTVEICDYKTGMTIARPQDEGYRWQMGIYELAVRATWPQHETIEVAQHFLRQDEIVRYRMTIDDLDLLTEDIRNVVMEIHQADRTQNFPAQESPMCRYCDYQAYCPAKRHERMLAKQPDDHPPDGTNEAERLADLADRYLALYSQSNKAKAEMDALKEELRQVVRDGGPTKMVGSLGHVGVKLGTVEKFITKTRDSDGFAALSALAREMGFDEYFDLNARALFKQLCATKRLTDEQRKALAPFVCKEEESRITAKPLQQTDPEDE, encoded by the coding sequence ATGTTGACGACCTTCAGCCATTCAAGCCTTGGAAGTTTTCGCCGTTGTCCGAAACAGTTTCAATTTAGATACGTCGACAAACTGAAAGTCCCCAGGGTTATCACGCCGGACACCTATCTCGGAACGGCGGTCCACCGAATCCTCAGAAAACTCTACAAGCTGGGCGCCGACCAGATAGTCATGCCTCTTGAAGAGGCTGTGGCCGAATACCAAACTGAGTGGAACAAAATCGATCTGGCCCATCTGCAGGTGCAGAGCGAGCATTATACTGTCGACGACTATATTCGAATCGGCGAAGATATGCTGAGGCAGCACTATGAGAAATACCAGCCGTTCAACTTCGGGAAACTTCTGGGGACGGAGCTGTATCTCAGTTTTGAACTTCCCAACACGCCGTTCAAGGTTCGCGGTTACATCGACAAACTCTGGCGTCGCGTCGACGGAACAGTGGAGATTTGCGATTACAAAACCGGGATGACGATTGCCAGGCCTCAAGACGAGGGTTACCGATGGCAGATGGGTATCTACGAACTGGCCGTGCGGGCGACCTGGCCACAGCATGAGACCATCGAAGTGGCACAGCACTTTCTGCGCCAGGATGAGATCGTGCGATATCGCATGACTATCGACGATCTTGATTTATTGACCGAGGATATCCGCAATGTGGTCATGGAGATTCATCAGGCCGATCGCACCCAGAACTTCCCGGCTCAAGAAAGCCCGATGTGTCGCTACTGCGACTATCAGGCGTACTGCCCGGCCAAACGGCATGAGCGAATGTTGGCGAAACAACCCGACGATCATCCTCCCGACGGGACCAACGAGGCCGAGCGATTGGCCGATCTGGCTGATCGCTATCTTGCTCTGTACTCACAGAGCAACAAGGCCAAGGCAGAAATGGATGCACTCAAGGAGGAACTCCGCCAGGTAGTACGCGACGGTGGCCCCACCAAGATGGTCGGCAGCCTGGGCCACGTTGGTGTGAAACTGGGTACCGTGGAGAAATTCATAACCAAGACTCGCGACAGCGACGGTTTCGCCGCGCTGTCGGCTCTGGCGCGAGAGATGGGCTTCGATGAGTACTTTGACTTGAATGCCCGAGCGTTGTTTAAACAACTCTGCGCCACCAAGCGTCTAACCGACGAACAACGTAAGGCCCTGGCGCCTTTCGTGTGCAAAGAGGAAGAGTCACGAATAACCGCCAAACCTCTTCAACAGACGGACCCCGAAGATGAGTAG
- a CDS encoding DUF362 domain-containing protein: MKRREFIKRASQATGLAAVCVGGGWFFHDREWFKYEPPIVHKPDFQIAPDNAYPQISLSRNQDHVLALRDALDAVGGIARFVRAGERVTVKPNVGWDRTAAQAANTSPVLVGEMVRQCLDAGAAEVIVTDVTCNEARRCFLRSGIKEAAEKAGAKVILAVEDDYLVMDLKGRLLTSWPVLRHFVETDRLINMPIVKHHSLSMCTVGMKNLYGILGGRRNQLHQEIDQSIVDLAMFSRPTLTVVDATRVLMRGGPQGGSLDDVNIEHSVICATDQVAADARAVEFLGLAAADVAHIVQAEKAGLGLIDYRAAGYKENLG, from the coding sequence GTGAAAAGACGCGAATTTATCAAGCGAGCTTCGCAAGCCACCGGTCTGGCAGCCGTGTGTGTCGGTGGCGGATGGTTCTTTCACGACCGGGAGTGGTTCAAGTATGAACCACCAATCGTGCACAAACCCGACTTCCAGATTGCTCCGGACAACGCCTATCCCCAGATATCACTCAGCCGCAACCAGGATCATGTCCTCGCCCTGAGAGATGCACTTGATGCTGTTGGCGGTATCGCGCGTTTTGTCCGGGCAGGTGAGCGGGTAACGGTCAAACCGAACGTCGGCTGGGACCGCACCGCCGCTCAGGCGGCCAACACCTCGCCAGTGCTGGTCGGCGAGATGGTCAGGCAATGTCTCGACGCGGGAGCGGCTGAAGTAATTGTTACCGACGTGACCTGCAACGAAGCCCGCCGGTGTTTCCTGCGCTCGGGAATCAAAGAAGCAGCCGAGAAAGCAGGCGCCAAGGTTATTCTTGCGGTCGAGGACGATTACCTGGTGATGGACCTTAAGGGCAGGCTGCTCACCAGTTGGCCGGTGCTGAGACATTTTGTAGAAACCGATCGGCTGATCAATATGCCGATCGTGAAGCATCATTCGCTGTCCATGTGCACCGTGGGCATGAAGAACCTGTACGGCATCCTCGGCGGTCGACGCAACCAGCTTCATCAGGAGATAGACCAGTCTATAGTCGACCTGGCCATGTTCAGTCGTCCCACCTTGACGGTGGTCGACGCTACCCGTGTGTTGATGCGCGGGGGACCGCAGGGCGGATCGCTCGACGATGTCAACATCGAACATTCGGTGATCTGTGCCACCGATCAAGTTGCCGCCGATGCCCGAGCGGTTGAGTTTTTGGGGCTGGCGGCGGCTGATGTTGCGCACATCGTGCAGGCCGAAAAGGCCGGACTCGGCTTGATCGATTACCGTGCGGCCGGATACAAAGAGAACCTTGGATGA
- a CDS encoding 4Fe-4S binding protein yields the protein MTVGTVRNLRRFSQVSFFGVFCWLVLKTNFEVAISPDTVSEVFLPYPVSIALQFDPLVALTTLLANGTLFKGLLWSLAVLIPTIFLGRFFCGWVCPLGTLNHWISEIRSERISFRGKGKIESNRYKKYQRIKYYIFLFMIAAALFGTLQSGLLDPLPLMARSIGTLVLPTAHAAADGVLGWVKSFGFKPLSGAAQFVYDMFAPFLLNFRQVHFHGIVSIAILFGGIVVTNRVFTRFWCRGLCPLGAMLGIFSRYATFGLQKDEKSCDHCNLCLQSCQGADNPDVGTRWRQTECHVCLNCQAACPQGSLDFKFFPTLEGTRTNPPPNQRVDITKRKTVASLAAGAALFPMLRSGDSFEINADSRLIRPPGSVIEDDFLARCIRCGQCMRVCPNNALHPTLLESGLEGVWTPILIPKVGYCEPSCTLCGQVCPTGAILELTLLEKVGDKETPANRIGTAFFDRGRCLPWAMATRCIVCEEWCPTSPKAVYLKEELVTDRQGKEVRVQRPYIDPDLCTGCGACEFACPVVDQPAVYVTSVGESRSPDNQILLRRKKPTTIPPGETP from the coding sequence ATGACAGTCGGAACGGTCAGGAACCTAAGACGTTTTTCGCAGGTTTCGTTTTTTGGCGTTTTCTGCTGGCTGGTACTTAAGACCAATTTTGAAGTAGCCATTAGTCCCGACACAGTGTCTGAGGTTTTTCTTCCCTATCCGGTATCTATCGCCCTGCAATTCGATCCCCTGGTCGCTTTGACCACTTTGCTGGCCAACGGTACTCTCTTCAAGGGATTGCTGTGGTCCCTGGCGGTCTTGATCCCCACTATCTTCCTTGGTCGGTTTTTTTGCGGTTGGGTCTGCCCTTTGGGAACGCTGAATCATTGGATATCCGAGATACGCTCGGAACGAATCAGCTTTCGCGGTAAGGGAAAAATCGAATCGAATCGCTACAAGAAGTACCAGCGCATCAAGTACTACATATTTCTGTTCATGATCGCTGCCGCCCTGTTCGGCACTCTGCAGTCCGGTCTGCTCGACCCGCTACCGTTGATGGCTCGTTCCATAGGTACCTTAGTGTTGCCGACAGCGCATGCCGCAGCCGATGGTGTGCTGGGCTGGGTGAAATCCTTCGGGTTCAAACCGCTGTCCGGTGCCGCCCAGTTTGTTTACGATATGTTCGCACCATTCCTGCTGAATTTCCGACAGGTACATTTTCACGGCATCGTCAGTATTGCGATTCTCTTCGGTGGCATCGTGGTTACCAACCGAGTGTTCACCAGGTTCTGGTGCCGAGGTCTTTGTCCGCTGGGTGCAATGTTAGGTATCTTTTCGCGATATGCGACTTTCGGACTGCAGAAGGATGAGAAGAGTTGCGACCATTGCAACCTCTGTCTCCAGAGTTGTCAGGGTGCTGACAATCCGGATGTGGGCACACGCTGGCGTCAGACGGAGTGTCATGTCTGTCTTAACTGTCAGGCGGCATGTCCGCAGGGTTCGCTCGACTTCAAGTTTTTCCCGACGCTTGAGGGCACCAGGACAAATCCACCCCCCAATCAACGAGTAGATATCACCAAAAGAAAGACCGTTGCCTCGCTGGCTGCCGGGGCTGCCCTCTTCCCTATGCTGCGCTCCGGCGATTCTTTTGAAATCAACGCCGACTCGCGTCTGATTCGCCCACCCGGCTCGGTGATCGAGGATGATTTTCTCGCCCGCTGTATTCGCTGCGGCCAATGCATGCGTGTCTGTCCCAACAACGCCCTGCATCCCACCCTGCTGGAGTCCGGTCTGGAAGGTGTTTGGACACCTATCTTGATTCCAAAAGTTGGCTACTGCGAACCTTCATGTACACTTTGCGGGCAGGTCTGCCCCACCGGTGCTATCTTAGAACTCACTCTTCTGGAAAAAGTCGGTGACAAAGAGACGCCGGCGAACCGGATCGGCACCGCATTCTTCGATCGTGGTCGCTGCCTGCCGTGGGCGATGGCCACTCGCTGTATCGTGTGCGAAGAGTGGTGCCCGACCTCCCCCAAAGCCGTCTACCTAAAAGAGGAACTCGTAACCGACCGCCAAGGCAAGGAAGTGCGTGTCCAACGCCCCTATATCGACCCCGATCTTTGCACCGGATGCGGCGCCTGCGAGTTCGCCTGTCCGGTGGTCGACCAACCGGCTGTCTACGTGACATCGGTGGGTGAATCGCGTTCGCCGGACAACCAGATTCTGTTAAGACGAAAAAAACCGACCACAATTCCACCGGGAGAAACGCCATGA
- the amrS gene encoding AmmeMemoRadiSam system radical SAM enzyme, giving the protein MERRLFLKCMGSASAVAAASHSELWPELLGGVQNVCAFNNGNNLSSVEARHYKKLDEGGIECRLCPRHCRITDLERGYCGVRENRKDTYYTLVYGRPCSLNIDPIEKKPLYHFRPGTKAFSLATAGCNVNCKFCQNWEISQARPEQIDSADLPPNELVKVCKERSVPTIAYTYSEPVIFYEYMYDIAQRAHEQGVSSVMITGGYIDKEPLAELCLQMDAIKVDLKSFREDYYRKIVNGELGPVLDALIQIKKAGVWLEIVYLVVPTLNDSDQEFTDLARWIKGNLGCDTPIHFSRFHPQYLLRHLPSTPLETLERAHAICKSEGLHYVYLGNVPGHAAESTYCAGCDRVLIERRGYRIVRNDLKVGRCQHCRRLLPGVF; this is encoded by the coding sequence ATGGAGCGGCGTCTATTTCTTAAGTGTATGGGGTCTGCTTCGGCAGTTGCTGCGGCTTCGCACTCGGAACTCTGGCCGGAGCTGCTCGGGGGTGTCCAGAACGTCTGTGCTTTTAACAACGGCAACAATCTGTCGTCGGTGGAAGCACGGCACTACAAGAAGCTCGACGAGGGTGGAATCGAGTGTCGGCTTTGTCCTCGGCACTGTCGCATCACCGATCTTGAGCGCGGCTACTGCGGCGTTCGTGAAAACCGAAAGGATACCTACTACACGCTTGTCTACGGTCGACCATGTTCGCTGAATATCGATCCGATTGAGAAAAAGCCGCTGTATCATTTCCGTCCGGGGACCAAAGCGTTTTCGTTGGCCACGGCCGGATGCAACGTGAACTGCAAGTTTTGTCAGAACTGGGAGATATCCCAGGCGCGTCCGGAGCAGATAGACAGCGCGGATCTCCCGCCCAATGAGCTGGTCAAGGTTTGTAAGGAGCGGAGCGTCCCAACGATAGCGTACACTTATTCCGAGCCGGTGATTTTCTACGAGTACATGTATGACATCGCTCAACGAGCTCATGAGCAGGGTGTATCATCGGTCATGATAACCGGGGGGTATATCGACAAAGAACCTCTGGCCGAATTGTGCCTGCAAATGGACGCGATCAAGGTCGACCTGAAGTCGTTTCGAGAGGACTACTACCGAAAGATCGTCAACGGTGAACTCGGGCCGGTATTGGACGCTCTGATACAAATCAAAAAGGCGGGAGTGTGGTTGGAGATAGTCTACCTTGTTGTACCCACGCTGAATGATTCCGACCAGGAGTTTACCGATCTCGCACGATGGATAAAAGGCAATCTCGGCTGTGATACTCCAATTCACTTCTCCCGTTTTCATCCGCAGTATTTGCTGCGTCACCTGCCGTCGACGCCGCTTGAAACACTTGAACGCGCCCACGCTATCTGCAAAAGTGAAGGCTTGCACTACGTCTATCTCGGAAACGTTCCCGGTCACGCGGCCGAATCGACCTACTGTGCCGGATGTGACAGAGTCCTGATAGAGCGACGCGGCTATCGCATTGTCAGGAACGATCTAAAAGTCGGCAGATGCCAACACTGTCGGCGCCTGCTCCCCGGAGTCTTCTAA
- a CDS encoding DUF362 domain-containing protein, with protein sequence MSQVVVVRHEAGIRGDRLNLAQYKQLVSSGLTTLTNQTSVIAAIQKLLPKGAVGLKTNCLTGKFNSTPVPLVGALADILENAGWQPNDVVVWERTSRELQQAGFELNASNLGRRCLGTDANGVGYGYEFHSAGESSSLISRILESAVTGNINLPVLKDHSIAGLSGGMKNMFGAINNPNKFHGNNCDPHVADVSLMVPIRTRNRLTIINAVQVQYSNGPGYDPGFIAPYGGIVLSDDPVAVDRVGLEIVEHCRREAGLPSLEKANRPARYLQTAQAHGLGTADISKIDLRVQVVNDKGRIQEGKLF encoded by the coding sequence ATGAGCCAAGTTGTTGTAGTCAGGCATGAGGCAGGGATTCGAGGCGACCGATTGAATCTCGCCCAATATAAGCAACTGGTCTCCAGTGGTCTGACCACTCTAACTAATCAAACGTCGGTGATCGCAGCTATTCAAAAACTGCTACCCAAGGGTGCGGTAGGTCTGAAAACGAACTGCCTGACCGGGAAGTTCAACTCGACCCCGGTTCCGTTGGTTGGTGCTTTGGCTGATATTCTTGAGAATGCCGGATGGCAGCCCAACGATGTCGTGGTGTGGGAGCGCACCAGCCGCGAGTTGCAGCAGGCTGGATTTGAGCTGAACGCCTCGAATCTCGGCCGACGGTGTCTGGGTACCGATGCCAACGGTGTCGGTTACGGTTATGAGTTCCATAGCGCGGGGGAGTCCTCAAGTTTGATCAGTCGCATCCTGGAAAGTGCTGTGACCGGCAACATCAATCTGCCGGTGCTGAAAGACCATTCAATTGCCGGTCTGTCCGGTGGTATGAAAAACATGTTCGGAGCCATTAACAATCCGAATAAGTTTCATGGCAACAATTGTGATCCGCATGTGGCCGATGTTTCGCTTATGGTTCCTATTCGCACCCGGAACCGCCTCACTATCATCAACGCCGTGCAGGTGCAGTACAGCAACGGACCCGGTTATGATCCCGGCTTCATAGCTCCTTATGGTGGCATCGTGCTGTCCGACGATCCTGTGGCCGTTGATCGTGTCGGTCTTGAGATTGTGGAGCACTGTCGCAGGGAGGCTGGTTTGCCGTCGCTTGAAAAAGCGAATCGTCCGGCCAGGTATCTTCAGACGGCGCAGGCTCATGGTTTAGGTACGGCCGACATATCGAAGATCGACCTGCGGGTGCAAGTGGTGAACGACAAGGGTCGCATACAGGAAGGGAAGCTCTTCTGA